The Sus scrofa isolate TJ Tabasco breed Duroc chromosome 6, Sscrofa11.1, whole genome shotgun sequence region ctaaactacagctcatggcaacgccagatccttaacccactgaacaaggccagggattgaacccgcaacctcatggttcctagtcggattcgttaaccactgcgccacgatgggaactcctcaatcttttcctttttaaagtcagAATTTAAAagatgttcctgttgtggctcagtgggttaagaaccagataaAATGTCagtgaagatacaggttcgatccttggcctcactcagggggttaaggatctggcgttgcagcaagctgcagtgtaggctgaagatgtggctctgatccagtgttgctgtggttgtggtgtaggtcggcagctacagttctgattcaactcctggcttGAGACCTTcataagccacaggtacagccataaaaagaaaaaaaaaattaaaaattcttttgggagttcccatcatggctcggtggaaatgaatccaactaggaaccatgagtttgcaggttcgatcccttaccttgctcagtggattaaggatccggcattgccgtgggctgtggggtaggttgcagacgcagctcggatcccacgttgctgtgactgtggtgtaggccggcagcaacagctccgattagacccttagcctgggaccctccatatgcggagggtgtggccctaaaaagaaaaaaggcaaaaaaaaaaaaaaatcttttgaattaGTTATACAAATCCAAAAGAGATCCAAATTCAGACAGAATTCAAAAGGTACAAAAACTTTAGACAGCGAAAATTCCCTTTCATGGGCTGAATGACTCATGTGCATTTGCAGTTTTCACAGAAACTGTCAAATTGCCCCTCTTTGAAGGGGTCCCTTAGGTTGTGAATATGTTCTCGTGCTCAGGAGTCATCCTTACCTGCCTGCCTCCTGTTtgcatcagtggttctcaaccagaggTGATTTTTTTGGGTAACCTAGAGACATCTAGTAATATATGGAGATCTTTTTtcttcagctgcacccacagcatgtgaaagttccctagccagggctCGCACCTGCAcgatagcagtgacccgagccacagcagtaagaatgccagatctcagcccaCTAGGCCCTCAGGGAATTCCTgaagatctttttctttctttctttctttctttttttttttttttttaagatggcttTATTGGGATGTAATTCTGTAATTCTCCTGCCACTCTGTGCACCAGTGGAGACTTTTTTGATTGTCTCAGTTTGGAGTAGGGGTGGGGGACGCTACTGTCCTCTAGTGGTAGAacccagggatgctgctaaaacCCTATGCCAATGCACTGGGCAGTGCCCCCACCCAGTGGGGCAAAAATGATCTAACCCTATATATTcttctttgtcatctttttttttggggggggcgcacctgtggcacgtggaagatcccaggctaggggttgacttggagctgtagttgctggcctacatgggatctgagccgtgtctgtgacttacacaacccaggatccttaacccactgagggaggccagggatcgaacctgtgtccttatggatactggtcagattcgtttccactgagccacgctgggaactctgATCCAACCCTTGCACTGATAGTGCTGAAGTTGAGAAACCCTGGTCTTCAGCCTTGGCCCATTTCTCTGCAGGATCCTCTCTTACAGGGAGCTGACAATTGAGCCACAGAGACAGGGAGAGCCTCACAAGACAAAGGACAATCCCAGTCACCTGTGTATGGTGAGTGACCCTGGGATGGGACACTGGGTGCCTGATACGTGTCAGTCACTTCAGTGAATCACTTTAGAGAGGAGGGGGTCCGAGACACAAGGAGGGGGGCAGCTGCCAGAAACAggtccttccctctctcctcctcctgcccacagAGCCAGCATCTCCCTACATGCAGTCAGTCAGCATCCGTGCAGTGGCCCATAATATGGTCCAGGTGAGTGCCGAACGTGCACCTGTGTTAGGTCATTTAGTCCCCAGGACAACCCTGTCAGGTCGGTCCTCTtatatcatccccattttatagacagggaaactgaggcacagagcagttaaGTAACTTACCCTCGGTCACACAGCAGTACCAATACGAATATAGCTGTTACTCAACTGTAACGACTTTGGTGGCGAGCCTAGTATGTAGCAGGCCCTGTCCTGCCTGAGCCTGTTGAGTCCTGACAGCAAGCAGAGGTGGCCGTTGGTGCTGTTTCTCCATACAGTGGAAGAAGAAAGTGTCTCTTGCTTGAGGTCACCCAGCTAAGCAGGCCTGGGAGCTCAGTCTCCACTCCGTTCCTTCCAGCAGAAACAGTATTTAAGGAGGCTGGGCTTGGTGCCACTCAGTGTTCCAGGAGCTGGGGATACAGCAGGGGGCAAAAAGCCAGGTGGCTGCCTGTGAGGCAGCAGCCGTTTCCTAGGGGAGAAAGATCGTAAgcagaaaaatcaatataaaacgTCATGTCCAGGAGCGGCGTGTGCCGCCAATGACGGGGACGCCGACTCAGGGGATGGACGAGGGATCTTTGAGGCAGGGTGGTCTGGGAAGGGGAGAGCAGGTGCAGGCAGAGGGAGCTGCAGGCACCAGGGCCCACGAAGGGACTTGGCCAGACGTGCTCGAGGCCCCACAAGGCGGCCAGTGTGGCTGGGGCGGAGGGCGAGTGGCTGGCGGGATCCGCAGCACCCAGGGCTTTGCGGGCTGTGGTGAGGACTTTGGCTTTGACTCTGAACCCAGGGGAGGCCTCTGAGCAGAGGAGAGATGTGATCTGCCTCAGGTGATAACAGGGTCCCTCCGGCGCTGTATGGGGATGGACGGGCAGCAGGGGAAGGGGGAAGCGGGAATCcggagaggaggcaggaagggacgGTGGCTGGACCAAGTAAGAAGATTTAGCTTGTGAATATCGacatatatgtgaaattaaaattcttttatgaTCTTGACATCTTTGAAGaaccagaataattttttttttttttgagaatgtccctcaatttgattttcttcattattaGATTCAGGTGGAGTCAGGTCATCCATTTCTGGCAGGAATTCTGCAGAAGTGGTGCCCTGTCCTTGGCCTGTCACATCAGGATGCACATGGTGTGTGTTTGTCCCATTGCTGCACATGGTGGTTTTAATGCCTGAATTAGGAAGGTGTCCGCCAGGTTTCTGCAATATAGAGttacttttcactcttttttgtttttttgtctttttaggaccgcacctccagtatatggaagttcccaggcgaggggtcgaattggagctggcggcctataccacagccaaagaacaccagatccaagtcgcatctgcgacctacaccacagctcacggcaacaccggatccttcacccactgagcgaggccagggatcaaacctgtgtccacgTGGATTCTAGccggattcgttaccgctgagccacgctgggaacccCCTCCTCTTTACTCTTAACTCTTTACAAAGCGCACCTCGTGAGGAGGTACTTTATGTCGATATCTTGGACCTTCTCAAATGCTCAGCGTCAAGTCTCAGCATCCGTTGATGATTTTAGCTGCCAGTCCACACTGAGGCAACGTTTACTTAAAGTACGTACGTActtaaaaaaagaggattttcccctctcctcctttctttctttttttgtctttttgccttttctagggctgcttccgcagcatatggaggttcccaggctaggggtctaatcagagccatagccaccggcctacaccacagccacagcaacgcaggatccgagccgtgtctgcaacctacaccacagcttgtggcaatgccaggtccttaacttactgagcaaggccagggatcgaaccctcaacctcatggttcctagtcggatttgttaaccactgtgccacgatgggaactcctctttctttctttttgaggaTGGACTCACAGTTTTCTGTTTTACTCAATGGGTTATAATCCGTAACCATCATGGATCCCTCCAGATTTGGCCTTTTCAAGCTAGCTCCTGGGTGGCTGGGAATTCTTTTGGAAGCACGCACTTCCTGATGGATTGGACAGGCCGTGCCCGAGagaggagaggagccaggatttGTTCTCTCAGCAGATCCCTATTGCCAGGCACTGGGGGTGAGGCTGTGGTGAAAGCTGTGACAGGCCCTGCTCTCGTGGACTTCATGAACGGTGCCCGGGCAGAGGGCACGGGCCGAGGGGTGGCAGGGGTTTTAGGAGGGAAGCCAGGAGTTGGGTTACGGCCACGTAAGGGGAGATGCGGTGGACAGGCCTCTGCTCCCGGCCTCCCTCCTTCTGAGGCCCTACGCTCCCCGTCATGGCTCCCCACTCTTCTTCTTCCCCCAACAGCCAGGATAATGCAGACGCCGCTGGCCATCCCCGTGCCTGTGCTCCGGCTCCCCCGGGGCCCGGATGGCCTGAGCCGAGGCTTTGCCCCCGACGCTCGCAGGGGCCTCCTGAAACCACAGGTTCCTGAAACTCCGGAGTCTCCTGTAGTTCAAGAATCTCAGGAATCCCAGGAACAGCAGGCCCGAGCCGCCCTGCGGGAGCGCTACCTCCGCAGCCTGCTGGCCATGGTGGGTCGCCAGGTGAGCTTCACGCTGCACGAGGGCGTGCAGGTGACTGCCCACTTCGGAGCTACGGACCTGGACGTGGCCAACTTCTATGTGTCGCAGCTGCAGACCCCGATCGGTGTACAGGCTGAGGCGCTGCTCCGGTGTAGTGACATTATCGCATACGCCTTCAAGCTGTGAAGTTGGTATCGTCTCATCTTTCTGCCTGGGGTGTAGCTGCCGTCTCCCTGGCCTCCATTTGCTCACGAGCTGGGACCTTTGGGCCATAGAGTTCTGAATTCTCTTGGAATTTTGAGCCAAGCTCCAAGCAGCCCTGGCTTCTTAAGACCTCCAGGGTGTAGTCAGTAAAATTCTGCATCCCAGGAGTCTTAGATCCTGTTGGAAGGAATGCTCTACCTCACAGAACTCTAAAGGCTGCAGGTATATGGGCCTGTCACCCGTTCCTGAAGACTTGGGGCGGCGGGGGTGAGGGAGTAAAGGAAGGCAGATTGCCTCGTGGGAAATGTCTGTTGAAGAGGCTGCACAGTTCAACCCCCTTGGACATACCCCCCAGTACTACCCTCCCACCAAAGAGCCAATTATCCCAGGAAAATATgcctctggttttcttttgtttgttgttattgttgttttttaatgtaacCTGCAGGGACGAAGCCAGATTTGGGGAGTGGAAGGGTGGTTATCCAGGAGCTGAGCCCAGTGGAGCTGGGCCAGGACGGGGAGGGCGCATCAAGGGAATGGGAGGATTGGACTCTCCTAGTCTCTGGGAATGGCTAGAGAGAACCAGATGCCCGGTTTGGGAGATTTggatttgatttctctttcaggtAGGTGGGGATGGACAGGGGTAAGGCTCACATTGAGTCACATGGTCACTCACAAGCACTCCTCCTATTGCCTGGCTTCTGGGTAGGCCCATTCTCTTCCCAGTCCCTGCGGACTGGTCGGACCGTGTGTGGTGGCGCCACTGAGGAAAAGCAGAGGGGTTATGGGTTAGGGTGAAACTTCGCCCCCTCTTCATTTTGCCCCAGCTGTGTGGCATGGCAGGCCTCATCACTTGCTTAGCTTAGCCCCGTTACTTAGTAGTCTTCCagcaggtttatttatttattttgtctttttgccttttctagggctcttccacggcatatggaggttcccaggttaggggtctaatcggagctgtagctgctggcctacgccagagccacagccacgcaggatccaagccgtgtctgcgacccacaccaccgctcatggcaaggccagatccttaacccactgagcgaggccagggatcacacccgcaacctcttggatactagtcggattcgttagccactgagccacgatgggaactcctcagcagatttactttaaaaaagtaatttctacCCTCTTTATAGTCACATCAATTTAAACATGTAAGTGAAGGGATTCGCTGGTAACTCAATGGGCTGAGGGTCCCGGTTGTCGCTGCAGCGGCTCGGGTGTGGTATGGgatggattcctggcccagaactttaggcgtggccaaaaggaaaaaatgtaaggGAAGGTTCCATTAAATATAGAGGAGATTCGCTTTGTCTGTCTTCAGTGGTGAAGCTGAATGGAGCACGTGGAGAACTTAAACTCCCATTTGTCCATTCACAACGCTACCTCTGgcgattcctgggccagggtttcaAGTTGCCTTGGCAACGAGTCGCTTGCTCCTCCTCTTGTCCCCTTTTTTGGTTTTAGCCCcgcccacccacccctccccgcgGCTGGAAAGGCTGGCAGAGCATGACGAAAGTGCGAGAGCGAATATTAAGCGCCTGGATGAGCACTTGTGTGGGGGTGGCTTGAGTTCGTGCTAGTTTGCTACTGGCTCAGTAATCTACCTGGTCCATCGCCTGGTAGTTTGGGTGGCAGATTCGCCCCTTGCTTTTggcatttcttctttggtctagtttttaaaaaaattaaatcagagctgtaatatTTTAGTGTGGctcatattttagtttttaaatttatttttttcttattttggccgCACCCGCAcaggcatgtggaattccctgggccagggatcgagccagtgccacagcagtgacccaagccgctgcagtgacaactcgggatctttaacccgctaagccacaaggaaacgcttagtttttaaatttaaattgtattttatacaACGCTATCCAAATACAGAGTTATTATTGAAACTGTAGTCTGCAAACAGAAGGCTAGAGACTAGCAAGTGGCGACGGGCTTGTCCCCAGGCAGAGGATCTTTCTGTCAGCATCCACAACCTGTACTCATATATTAACACAGTTCCTATCGCCTTTCCTTTCAAGTTCTCCACCCCTTCTCTCCTTATCGGTTGGCCCAGCCCCACCAAGCAGATGGCTTTTCTTTCTATCTACTCCGTTCCCTTCTCGGTTGCCTGAGCTCGTGACGAGAGAGGCCcgcggggggcgggagggggcggcTCGGGTTCGCGCTTGCGCGCTGCTCTGGGAGACGGCGTCCACCTCGCCCCGCCCCCCCGCTCTGCAGTTCCGGCTCTGCAGATTCACCGCTCACGCTTCTTTTTCCTGTGGCCCTTTCTGCCTTTTGTTTGCCCTTTAAACAACCCACTAGACAGCTCTACCTGAAAACAGCTTGAAGtgattttctgcttttctgaatACGAGACGGGTTCACAGGCCCTTAACGAAAGTGCGGCTGCGAACGAGCAGGCGCGCACGGGGCTCGGGGGAGGTGCGCCGGAGCTGCCGGCGGCGACGACTACGACGACCAGGAGAGCGGACGGAGGCGGCGCCTGAAGCAGTGGCGGAGCCCATGCCCCGGGACGGCGGGAGGGTCCGGAGAGACAAGTCCGGGGCCCGGGGCATGTCCCCGGGGCCCCCGTGAGGAGGTGGCGGCGATGGAGATCCCGCCGCAAGAGGCGCCGCCCGGGCCGGGCGCGGACGGCGAAACCGAGGAGGCCCCCGCCGAGGCCCGGTCTCCCAGCCCCGCGTCGCCCCCGGCCGACGGGCGCCTCAAGGCTGCGGCCAAACGCGTCACATTCCCCTCCGACGAAGATATCGTGTCCGGAGCTGTGGAACCCAAAGACCCCTGGAGACACGGTAGCTAGGGCTGGGGCGCGGGGGCGGGCTGGTGGGGGACCTGGGTGTCGGTGCAGCGCCCAGCACAGAGGTGGAGCTCAATAAGTTGCACCTAATGACGGTTTAAGGAGAGAGTTGTCAGTTTAGAGCTGGAGGGTGTTAGAGAGGAGGTGGCTCTTGGGTTGGGAAGGTGAGAAGTAGCTGGTTTATACCTGTTCCCCACGTCCCCACTCCAAGGGACGCTGAAGGCGATCGTTTTAGGAATTAAAACTGTGAGCAAGGGAAGAAAGTTTGGTGGCATGGAAAATTAGGAGGGCTTTGAGTTCGTAGTTCCCTCGAAGGAGGATAGAGCAGCTAGAGGAGGGAGAGTGGGTCAACATGGGCGTTGAAGGAGTTTGATGGGCCCATGGGGATGGAAAGAGGTTAAATCGCTGGCCTGCAAGCCTCAGGGCAAGGGGTGGTCTTGTTGCTCCCTTCCTTGGgtgaaaggaggaagaggaataaaCCTGGCCTATGGTTGTAGAGGAGTTAGTAAATCTGGGGGTTGAGAAGAGGGAATCAAGGTAAATAAGCTTCCTGAGAAGTAAATAAAGGAGCTGAGTTGCTGGTCAatttggggtgggaggtgggtgagAGATAGTCAGAGGAGGTGTTTTGGATCTTGGCATTAGGAAGAAAAAGTTActgcctgcctcctcttcctctcccaaaAAAGGGAAGCAGAACATTGTCAGTCATTCAGGAACTGAGAAACTTTGGAGCCTGGCTCtagaaggatctttttttttttttttttttttttcctttccttttttctcttccctcttgaGAAAGAGTTGGGGAATGGGAGATGCCGGTCAGTAGAAGGTGAGAGGGTTGAAGAAGTTTGGTGGCTTGAGAtgttgggagagagagagagtgagtgccTGGGTTATAAGTCCTCTGGGGAAGGTCAACTCAGTGTTGGGACTGAAAGGACAGTTGGAGGGGTGTGTTTTATCCGTTGGGCTGGGAAGGTGGACAGTCGCTCCAGAGACGACTGGCAGTATCGAGTCCTGGAGAGGTGTGTCCGCCTTCTGGGATGGAGCCCACCAAGAGAGGGATTGGCCTGGCTGTGTGACTCTCCACAAGTCAGTCTGTTGGccgtggggagagaggaggaaccGTTGCTAGTCTGTGGGCAGTGGAGGAATTGGTGGCTTTGATGCGAGAGTGGGAAATGTGGTAACTGGAAGCTGAACACACGCGGAGCCTCCATAAATGGCATCTTGGCCAGTTGTCAAAGAGGCGGAGGGCGATTTCAAGTTCTTGGCTTTGGGAGCCAGCCAAGCCCCTGTGCTCTCGCCCCGGGGATAGGTGGGATCGGGGGAGGGCTTGGAGGAGTGGGTCTGAAGGGGGATAGGTGGTCACTTTGGGGTTGGAGGGCTTGGAGAAGTGGGTCTGAAGAAGGGAAGAGTTGGAGTCGGCCCTGGTGGTAGCGTGGTATCCAGTCCAGGGAGTTCAGAGCCGGAGAGGCAGAGCAGGGCTCTGCTTCGAATCCTGACTCCCATTTACCCACTGCCTGACCTCAGACGGGTTATTTAACTCCTCGGAGCCCCAGTTTTCCCAAGTGTCGGTGGGAATACCCACGCCACGGGGCTTCAGCGAGGACTCCGTAAGATGGCGAGTGAAAACTGGCCGGGTCGAGTCTTCCTAAGGTTGCAGGGGGGCCGATGTTAGGTGATACTGGTCATTTGAGGGGCCAGTCCAGGAAAGCGGGGCCTGGATGCTTCTGCTTCACGGGCTTCCAGGAGAGGGGCAGACCTGCTGGTCCGTTTGTGGGCTTGGGGCCAGGGGAAGGGACGGTGTTCCGTCTGTGGGCTGGAGCGTTGTGGGGGTGCAGCTGGAGAGTCTGGCTggcagtgggcagggcagggggcagagttCCTGGTCTGCAGGTCCCCAGAAGAGGAACAGCTGTGTGTTACCAGCTGCCGGGCTTTTGGAAAGCCATTCTCCCCTCTGGGCCTCCGGTTTCTTCCTGTGCAAGCAGAGGTGCTACTGTCTACCGCGGGGCAGTCGTGAGGATTGAGTCAGGTCGTTCTTGTAAGCGCCTGCCACATGAACAGCAGCGGCTGTTGTCCGGGCGGATTCAgtgggttttggtttgttttcgaGCCTCACGGGCAGTCTGGGAGACGCAGTGAGGGAGTTCCAGAGGAGGAAGAATGTCCAGGAGGAGGGTCAGGTGGAGTCTGGCTGGGACGGGTTGGGAGGTCAGTTGCTGACTAGTCTGCCCGGGGTAAGGACGCGGTGGTGCTAGCTTGCAGGCTAAGGGGTCTGTCATTCCCTGTAgtttcatgggggtgggggggggcggcaaGGAGTGGTCTGCACCCACAGTCTGGAGGCGTCAGTGGGTCTGACTGGAGAAACGGACCAGCTTAGGGACTGGGAGGGCTAGTCTGTCTGGGTGGGCCAAAGGGGTTGAGGACTTGGCCTGCCAGTGGAGAAGATGGGTGATCTTGGgccccaggcaggggagggatCACGGGTGAAGTTGGTGAGTCTGGACGATGGGATTTGCAGGACGGGGAATTGGAGGGCCCAGCAGGACTGAGCAGCAGGTGGCTAGCCTCTGTGCCTGGGGAGGACAGTGGAGTGGTTTGCTGGCCAGCGACTGGCAGAGGGGCGGTGGCGTGGAGGTTTGCCAGGCTGCAGAAAGTTGGGCCAAGGTGCTGCCTAGTTGAGAGGTCAAAGGGTCTTGGCTGGGGGCTTCAGGAAGGACCTGGCCAGTctggggccggggggtgggggtggggggcaggagatTTGCTGGAGTTGGTCTGTAAGCTGTGAGAAAGCTCAGGGCATGTTATATGAGCTGTGG contains the following coding sequences:
- the GEMIN7 gene encoding gem-associated protein 7, which encodes MQTPLAIPVPVLRLPRGPDGLSRGFAPDARRGLLKPQVPETPESPVVQESQESQEQQARAALRERYLRSLLAMVGRQVSFTLHEGVQVTAHFGATDLDVANFYVSQLQTPIGVQAEALLRCSDIIAYAFKL